The following are from one region of the Anguilla rostrata isolate EN2019 chromosome 7, ASM1855537v3, whole genome shotgun sequence genome:
- the kitlga gene encoding kit ligand a isoform X2 produces the protein MKKAKIWISACVYLLFSAIFVACSSGIGNPITNDVEVVIFLKQNIPKDYKIPIRYIPKKEGGHCWVELNVYHLEESLKELAQKFGNISTNRNNITIFVQMLQDVRYRIGSALEWTMQEFECHYREEKWQTERYFQYVEDFLIAARRRTGKEDCESPPCPTTIGPTTTLPSTTVPTSEHQSQGVEKSLASLLLIPLVAIVFLLVWKVRARRRGDSSEHRSENGNIFTREEGNMLPLDPEAPKEKNRLNTMEIV, from the exons ATTTGGATAAGCGCTTGTGTCTATCTattattttctgccatttttgttGCATGTTCAAGTGGAATTGGAAATCCTATAACAAATGATGTCGAAGTGGTGATATTTTTG AAGCAGAATATACCAAAAGATTACAAGATTCCTATACGTTATATTCCCAAAAAGGAG GGTGGCCATTGTTGGGTCGAGCTAAATGTATATCACTTGGAGGAAAGCTTAAAAGAACTGGCGCAAAAGTTTGGAAACATTTCTACCAACAGAAATAATATTACAATCTTCGTTCAAATGCTGCAAGATGTGCGTTACCGCATTGGCAGTGCCCTG GAGTGGACAATGCAAGAATTTGAATGCCATTACAGAGAGGAGAAATGGCAGACAGAACGTTATTTTCAATATGTGGAGGACTTTTTAATTGCTGCCCGTCGTAGAACTGGAAAAGAAGACTGTGAATCTCCTCCTTGTCCAACGACAATAGGTCCAACAACAACTCTGCCCAGCACAACAG TACCTACATCTGAGCACCAATCACAGGGGGTAGAGAAGAGCCTTGCATCATTGCTGCTGATTCCACTGGTTGCCATTGTGTTTCTGCTAGTGTGGAAG GTTAGAGCCAGGAGGAGAGGTGACAGCTCGGAGCACAGGTCTGAAAACGGAAATATATTCACCAGAGAGGAAGGGAACATGCTCCCTTTAGACCCGGAAGCACCCAAAGAAAA GAACAGACTGAACACCATGGAAATAGTGTAA
- the kitlga gene encoding kit ligand a isoform X1, protein MKKAKIWISACVYLLFSAIFVACSSGIGNPITNDVEVVIFLKQNIPKDYKIPIRYIPKKEGGHCWVELNVYHLEESLKELAQKFGNISTNRNNITIFVQMLQDVRYRIGSALEWTMQEFECHYREEKWQTERYFQYVEDFLIAARRRTGKEDCESPPCPTTIGPTTTLPSTTGIGPLSSSTAVTDNCTTGTGCRTLPTSEHQSQGVEKSLASLLLIPLVAIVFLLVWKVRARRRGDSSEHRSENGNIFTREEGNMLPLDPEAPKEKNRLNTMEIV, encoded by the exons ATTTGGATAAGCGCTTGTGTCTATCTattattttctgccatttttgttGCATGTTCAAGTGGAATTGGAAATCCTATAACAAATGATGTCGAAGTGGTGATATTTTTG AAGCAGAATATACCAAAAGATTACAAGATTCCTATACGTTATATTCCCAAAAAGGAG GGTGGCCATTGTTGGGTCGAGCTAAATGTATATCACTTGGAGGAAAGCTTAAAAGAACTGGCGCAAAAGTTTGGAAACATTTCTACCAACAGAAATAATATTACAATCTTCGTTCAAATGCTGCAAGATGTGCGTTACCGCATTGGCAGTGCCCTG GAGTGGACAATGCAAGAATTTGAATGCCATTACAGAGAGGAGAAATGGCAGACAGAACGTTATTTTCAATATGTGGAGGACTTTTTAATTGCTGCCCGTCGTAGAACTGGAAAAGAAGACTGTGAATCTCCTCCTTGTCCAACGACAATAGGTCCAACAACAACTCTGCCCAGCACAACAG GTATAGgtcccctctcctccagcacagCAGTGACAGACAACTGCACTACAGGGACAGGTTGCAGGACAC TACCTACATCTGAGCACCAATCACAGGGGGTAGAGAAGAGCCTTGCATCATTGCTGCTGATTCCACTGGTTGCCATTGTGTTTCTGCTAGTGTGGAAG GTTAGAGCCAGGAGGAGAGGTGACAGCTCGGAGCACAGGTCTGAAAACGGAAATATATTCACCAGAGAGGAAGGGAACATGCTCCCTTTAGACCCGGAAGCACCCAAAGAAAA GAACAGACTGAACACCATGGAAATAGTGTAA